Proteins encoded together in one Cellulomonas gilvus ATCC 13127 window:
- a CDS encoding alpha/beta hydrolase family protein, translating into MTVTRPAPATDATAPGVGAPRRDAREHHLSGGYRVLASTVLGIVVLAALGALMGPQWDPVPLTDPLVVSSRDTAIGSAPALPTYDVRTRVVTVQLDGATVRAQVNEPVGAPPGPGVVFLHGAGTGSYTEAFVEQARALATAGVVTLVPDKRLDTYSARYRDYVGMARDYQRSVELVRSLPTVDPDRVGVYAESEGAWIAPVMAAADERLAFVVLVSAPVVPPREQAAFAADSYLRNTGVPHGVFRAIPRAVGMAIPGGGFEYVDFDVTSYQRRMSQPVLMVYGTGDASMPIVQGAEQVIRDTAIAGNGAVTVRYYAGATHGIKVDEQIVPAFLRDMTGWVVGLPATAHAEPKIAGDQPEQQYLAMPVPEPRWLHNGDVVALITIAAIAGIVLAGMVGGVARGVRTLTVRRTGVPAPAGAPRFAGGVVRWATALGVGAVATVVALVWYIFAIARLALEYEHNAWVVQGGWVAVRLLGIAVVGAAVLLSRAVVRARTRGVPAAPGAVRVVVLGLLLVCSSVLLVVLAYWGVYQLGI; encoded by the coding sequence ATGACGGTGACCCGCCCCGCGCCCGCCACCGACGCCACCGCCCCAGGCGTCGGCGCCCCCCGGCGGGACGCACGTGAGCACCACCTGAGCGGCGGCTACCGCGTGCTCGCCAGCACCGTGCTGGGCATCGTGGTGCTCGCCGCGCTCGGCGCGCTCATGGGCCCGCAGTGGGACCCGGTCCCGCTGACCGACCCGCTCGTGGTCTCCTCGCGCGACACCGCGATCGGCTCGGCGCCCGCGCTGCCCACGTACGACGTGCGCACGCGCGTGGTCACGGTGCAGCTCGACGGTGCGACGGTGCGCGCGCAGGTCAACGAGCCCGTGGGTGCGCCGCCCGGACCGGGCGTGGTGTTCCTGCACGGCGCGGGCACGGGCTCCTACACCGAGGCGTTCGTCGAGCAGGCGCGTGCGCTCGCGACCGCGGGCGTGGTGACGCTCGTGCCGGACAAGCGCCTGGACACGTACAGCGCGCGGTACCGCGACTACGTGGGGATGGCGCGCGACTACCAGCGCTCGGTCGAGCTCGTGCGGTCGCTGCCGACCGTCGACCCCGACCGCGTGGGCGTCTACGCCGAGAGCGAGGGCGCGTGGATCGCGCCCGTGATGGCCGCCGCGGACGAGCGGCTCGCGTTCGTCGTGCTGGTCTCGGCGCCCGTGGTGCCGCCGCGCGAGCAGGCGGCGTTCGCCGCGGACAGCTACCTGCGCAACACGGGGGTGCCGCACGGCGTGTTCCGGGCGATCCCGCGTGCCGTGGGCATGGCCATCCCGGGGGGCGGGTTCGAGTACGTCGACTTCGACGTCACCTCCTACCAGCGCCGCATGTCGCAGCCCGTGCTCATGGTCTACGGCACGGGCGACGCGTCGATGCCGATCGTGCAGGGTGCCGAGCAGGTGATCCGGGACACCGCGATCGCGGGCAACGGCGCGGTGACCGTGCGCTACTACGCGGGTGCGACGCACGGCATCAAGGTCGACGAGCAGATCGTGCCCGCGTTCCTGCGGGACATGACCGGCTGGGTCGTGGGGCTGCCCGCGACGGCGCACGCCGAGCCGAAGATCGCGGGCGACCAGCCCGAGCAGCAGTACCTGGCGATGCCCGTGCCCGAGCCGCGGTGGCTGCACAACGGGGACGTGGTCGCGCTCATCACGATCGCGGCGATCGCGGGCATCGTGCTCGCGGGCATGGTCGGCGGCGTCGCCCGTGGCGTGCGCACGCTGACGGTGCGCCGGACGGGGGTCCCCGCCCCTGCCGGTGCACCGCGGTTCGCCGGGGGAGTCGTGCGGTGGGCCACCGCGCTCGGGGTGGGGGCGGTCGCGACCGTCGTCGCGCTGGTCTGGTACATCTTCGCGATCGCGCGGCTCGCGCTCGAGTACGAGCACAACGCGTGGGTGGTGCAGGGCGGCTGGGTCGCGGTGCGGCTGCTGGGCATCGCCGTGGTGGGCGCCGCGGTGCTGCTGTCCCGTGCCGTGGTCCGCGCCCGCACCAGGGGTGTGCCCGCGGCGCCGGGTGCCGTCCGCGTCGTCGTCCTCGGGCTCCTGCTGGTGTGCTCGTCGGTGCTGCTCGTCGTGCTCGCGTACTGGGGCGTGTACCAGCTCGGCATATGA
- a CDS encoding PP2C family protein-serine/threonine phosphatase — MRTSWGSATDRGLVREVNEDALLAYPPVFLVADGMGGHDAGDLASRIAVEEFAQLAGQAAATADDIHSCFARTSARIRGEFTGGRQGGTTVAGVAVTVHDDTSYWLVFNVGDSRVYRWADDVLEQVSVDHSVVQELLDQGRIEPADASTHPERHVLTRALGTGQEPEPDYWLLPAGLTDRLLICTDGLTRELGDAAIAGVLARVADAQDAANELVHHALEAGARDNVSAVVVDVATSAGALDDVHITVPRAGAHLGPHLWDEMLHGATVPRSARPSARGEDARPDADPASQEASP; from the coding sequence GTGCGCACCTCGTGGGGCTCTGCGACCGACCGCGGCCTGGTCCGTGAGGTGAACGAGGACGCGCTGCTGGCCTACCCGCCGGTGTTCCTGGTCGCCGACGGCATGGGCGGGCACGACGCGGGCGACCTGGCGAGCCGCATCGCGGTCGAGGAGTTCGCGCAGCTCGCGGGGCAGGCCGCCGCGACGGCCGACGACATCCACTCGTGCTTCGCCCGGACCTCCGCACGGATCCGTGGCGAGTTCACCGGCGGCCGCCAGGGCGGCACCACCGTGGCGGGCGTCGCGGTCACGGTGCACGACGACACGTCGTACTGGCTGGTCTTCAACGTGGGCGACTCGCGTGTGTACCGCTGGGCCGACGACGTGCTCGAGCAGGTCAGTGTCGACCACTCGGTGGTGCAGGAGCTGCTGGACCAGGGACGCATCGAGCCCGCGGACGCCTCCACGCATCCCGAGCGGCACGTCCTCACGCGTGCGCTGGGCACGGGGCAGGAGCCCGAGCCCGACTACTGGCTGCTGCCCGCGGGCCTGACCGACCGCCTGCTGATCTGCACCGACGGTCTGACCCGCGAGCTCGGCGACGCCGCGATCGCGGGTGTGCTGGCCCGCGTCGCGGACGCGCAGGACGCCGCGAACGAGCTGGTGCACCACGCGCTCGAGGCCGGCGCACGTGACAACGTCAGCGCCGTGGTCGTCGACGTCGCGACCTCGGCCGGGGCTCTCGACGACGTCCACATCACCGTCCCGCGCGCGGGCGCGCACCTCGGTCCGCACCTGTGGGACGAGATGCTGCACGGCGCGACCGTGCCCCGCTCCGCTCGACCGTCCGCGCGTGGCGAGGACGCCCGCCCGGACGCCGACCCCGCATCCCAGGAGGCCAGCCCATGA
- a CDS encoding FHA domain-containing protein — MSVAEYLPGGWTAAVRPGFVALVSPLAPPRTARGLWAAADDGLVACLGVIAHDGFAGLPSFALVHVDGGRAHLALRGDVAVHVSTADGTRVVRSGDVGTWSEQVVDDVLRLSVVADASAATSSDAEDDDAARPLADGVVTAGAVRLVVADAPEPDPGTSQDAEVRHDDAPVAYPPLVAAPPLDEPVSVPVPAEATAPPAPPAPLVADAPAGTSAEPLGAPQADPLTDPLVVVPADARAENLPAAEPEDAPPAEPATAPLLVKEPVADVPLPHEPVEPAAPFLSLVPDRADDALLHAAPEDGAPAGLVPLGDVPAEVESTVDDVRTLVGPASPDDHDGMTILSSDLAQIREQLPAWAAQWPDEGATPGPFAVPTTATPEHPAARIVLSTGLDVTLDRTVLLGRAPQVARVTNRELPRLVAVPSPQQDISRTHAEVRAEGDHVLVTDLHSTNGVHVSRPGEGARRLHPGEPSVVAPGETVDLGDGVTFVVERGL; from the coding sequence ATGAGCGTCGCCGAGTACCTGCCCGGCGGGTGGACCGCAGCGGTCCGCCCCGGCTTCGTGGCGCTCGTGTCGCCGCTCGCGCCGCCGCGTACGGCCCGCGGGCTGTGGGCCGCCGCCGACGACGGTCTCGTCGCCTGCCTGGGCGTGATCGCGCACGACGGGTTCGCGGGTCTGCCGTCGTTCGCGCTCGTGCACGTCGACGGCGGGCGCGCGCACCTCGCGCTGCGCGGCGACGTCGCGGTGCACGTCTCGACCGCGGACGGCACGCGCGTCGTGCGCTCGGGCGACGTCGGCACGTGGTCGGAGCAGGTGGTCGACGACGTGCTGCGGCTGAGCGTGGTCGCGGACGCCTCGGCTGCGACCTCGTCCGACGCGGAGGACGACGACGCGGCGCGCCCGCTGGCGGACGGCGTCGTCACGGCGGGTGCCGTGCGCCTGGTCGTGGCCGACGCACCCGAGCCGGACCCGGGCACGTCGCAGGACGCCGAGGTGCGGCACGACGACGCGCCCGTCGCGTACCCGCCGCTCGTCGCCGCGCCCCCGCTCGACGAGCCCGTGAGCGTGCCCGTGCCGGCCGAGGCGACCGCACCGCCCGCACCCCCCGCACCGCTCGTGGCCGACGCGCCCGCGGGCACCTCCGCCGAGCCGCTCGGCGCGCCGCAGGCTGACCCGCTGACCGACCCGCTCGTCGTCGTGCCGGCCGACGCACGCGCCGAGAACCTCCCGGCGGCCGAGCCCGAGGACGCCCCGCCCGCCGAGCCGGCGACCGCCCCGCTGCTCGTCAAGGAGCCGGTCGCCGACGTCCCGCTGCCGCACGAGCCCGTGGAGCCCGCGGCGCCGTTCCTGTCGCTCGTGCCGGACCGTGCGGACGACGCGCTGCTGCACGCCGCTCCCGAGGACGGCGCGCCCGCAGGGCTCGTCCCGCTCGGCGACGTGCCGGCCGAGGTCGAGTCGACGGTCGACGACGTGCGCACGCTCGTGGGTCCCGCCTCGCCCGACGACCACGACGGCATGACCATCCTGTCCTCCGACCTGGCCCAGATCCGCGAGCAGCTGCCCGCCTGGGCCGCGCAGTGGCCCGACGAGGGCGCGACCCCGGGACCGTTCGCGGTGCCGACGACGGCGACGCCCGAGCACCCCGCGGCACGCATCGTGCTCTCGACGGGCCTGGACGTGACGCTGGACCGCACGGTCCTGCTCGGACGCGCACCGCAGGTCGCGCGCGTGACCAACCGCGAGCTGCCGCGCCTGGTCGCGGTGCCGAGCCCGCAGCAGGACATCTCGCGCACGCACGCCGAGGTGCGGGCCGAGGGCGACCACGTGCTGGTCACCGACCTGCACTCGACCAACGGCGTGCACGTCTCGCGGCCGGGCGAGGGCGCGCGCCGGCTGCACCCGGGTGAGCCGAGCGTCGTCGCGCCCGGCGAGACGGTGGACCTCGGTGACGGCGTGACGTTCGTGGTGGAGCGGGGTCTGTGA
- a CDS encoding serine/threonine-protein kinase, with protein MTARREASAPPALPGYEHVRTLGLGGFADVFLYRQDLPRREVAVKVLLAGSLDDEVRQRFQTEANLMAQLSHHPSIVTVYQASIAADGRPYLVMEYCSRPGLAERYRVERIAVAEVLRIGVRLASAVETAHRAGILHRDIKPANVLTTDFGWPALADFGIAATTGHGAGVAVGMSIPWSPPELLAEHPRGDERSDVYSLGATLYSLLAGRTPFEIPGGQNGAQQLVARIERQPLPSTGRDDVPPQLQAVLERSMAKVPALRFGSAAELGRALQQVEAELRLPVTPLDLLDEGVPGPDAGGPVIDVADATRLRSIVAIPDAQPAPAGEQEPTRVRGPVTVDAQRARPGFVAPPEQAPELPSLGEPEPVEDSSARRGRTVAAVASAAVVLAAIVAIATAATSGRDEPRPGDTDFAQEPVTHQAVVPAPHTLKGERAQDGSVRFTWVNPDPQPDDAYLWSVLQVTGEPEIERIEEPAVTIPAARAGDEVCIEVSIVRSDGRATAQPAEACA; from the coding sequence ATGACGGCGAGGCGTGAGGCGTCCGCGCCGCCTGCCCTGCCCGGCTACGAGCACGTCCGGACGCTGGGGCTGGGCGGCTTCGCCGACGTCTTCCTCTACCGGCAGGACCTGCCGCGGCGCGAGGTCGCGGTCAAGGTGCTGCTCGCGGGGAGCCTGGACGACGAGGTGCGCCAGCGGTTCCAGACCGAGGCCAACCTCATGGCCCAGCTCTCGCACCACCCGTCGATCGTCACGGTCTACCAGGCGTCGATCGCCGCCGACGGCCGGCCGTACCTGGTCATGGAGTACTGCTCGCGGCCGGGACTCGCAGAGCGCTACCGCGTCGAGCGGATCGCGGTGGCCGAGGTGCTGCGCATCGGCGTGCGCCTCGCGTCCGCGGTCGAGACCGCGCACCGCGCGGGCATCCTGCACCGGGACATCAAGCCCGCGAACGTGCTGACCACCGACTTCGGCTGGCCCGCGCTCGCGGACTTCGGCATCGCGGCGACCACCGGCCACGGCGCGGGTGTCGCGGTCGGCATGTCGATCCCGTGGTCGCCGCCCGAGCTGCTCGCCGAGCACCCCCGTGGCGACGAGCGGTCCGACGTGTACTCGCTCGGCGCGACGCTGTACTCGCTGCTCGCGGGACGCACGCCGTTCGAGATCCCCGGCGGCCAGAACGGCGCGCAGCAGCTCGTCGCGCGCATCGAGCGCCAGCCGCTGCCGTCCACCGGACGCGACGACGTGCCGCCGCAGCTGCAGGCGGTCCTCGAGCGCTCGATGGCCAAGGTGCCCGCGCTGCGGTTCGGGTCGGCGGCCGAGCTGGGCCGTGCGCTGCAGCAGGTCGAGGCCGAGCTGCGCCTGCCCGTGACGCCGCTCGACCTCCTCGACGAGGGCGTGCCCGGACCGGATGCGGGCGGTCCCGTGATCGACGTCGCGGACGCCACGCGCCTGCGCTCGATCGTCGCGATCCCGGACGCGCAGCCCGCACCCGCGGGTGAGCAGGAGCCGACGCGCGTGCGCGGCCCGGTCACGGTCGACGCGCAGCGCGCGCGGCCGGGCTTCGTCGCACCGCCCGAGCAGGCGCCCGAGCTGCCGTCGCTCGGTGAGCCCGAGCCGGTCGAGGACTCGTCGGCGCGGCGCGGTCGCACCGTCGCCGCGGTCGCGTCGGCCGCCGTGGTGCTCGCCGCGATCGTCGCGATCGCGACCGCCGCGACCTCCGGGCGGGACGAGCCGCGCCCGGGCGACACCGACTTCGCTCAGGAGCCCGTCACGCACCAGGCCGTGGTGCCCGCACCGCACACGCTCAAGGGCGAGCGCGCGCAGGACGGCTCGGTGCGGTTCACCTGGGTCAACCCCGACCCGCAGCCCGACGACGCGTACCTGTGGTCCGTGCTCCAGGTCACGGGCGAGCCCGAGATCGAGCGGATCGAGGAGCCCGCGGTGACCATCCCGGCGGCCCGGGCGGGGGACGAGGTCTGCATCGAGGTGTCGATCGTGCGGTCCGACGGCCGCGCGACCGCTCAGCCCGCGGAGGCGTGCGCATGA